A region from the Salvia splendens isolate huo1 chromosome 15, SspV2, whole genome shotgun sequence genome encodes:
- the LOC121768145 gene encoding putative receptor-like protein kinase At4g00960: MSSQTCLLLILAILTNLSASVTAQNYGCFGGNYTANGTYSTNLISLISSLAPNITDNAYYNATSGQAPDQVYASALCRTDFQLEECRSCLRGAIAPLLQSLCPNRRQGIFFRQACTLRYSDVPISGGAGAQSYSVRSRGVQNLSSPEQFNQQLRVLLRELRAQAAAGGPLMKIAAGNGTAPDFQTMFAMVQCVPDLSAAGCADCLIRSEQMICCDNRSRIVVYMPGCYLEYTIYPFYNISRIEQVRAMIAAPLSPPVQAPATRSSPGNDDGNSTRTVIIILVPIVASLLIAACVGTYVRKRLKKKTEHITLQRLDEEEYVSAEESLIFDFEELLTATNNFSDSHKIGQGGFGAVYKGKLRKGQQIAVKRLSRNSEQGELEFKNEVVLMVKLQHKNLVRLLGFSLRGPERLLVYEFVHNGSLDCSVFDPMKRLAINWDVRYTIIKGIAKGLVYLHEDSRLRVIHRDLKASNVLLDEDNNPKISDFGMARLFTQDETRANTRRIVGTYGYMAPEYARNGHFSMKSDVFSFGVLVLEIISGQSNNSFKNVENGENVEYMLSFAWRNWRAGTAKKMIDPALMSASASRNDMLRCIHIGLLCVQENAKVRPTMASVVVMLNSLSSTFPVPLQPGFFVPSSNDEIRATEFSRNEATISDLYPR, from the exons ATGAGTAGTCAAACATGTCTCCTCTTGATCCTGGCAATCCTCACCAACCTCTCCGCCTCCGTAACAGCCCAAAACTACGGCTGCTTCGGCGGCAATTACACCGCCAACGGCACATACAGCACCAATCTCATCTCCCTCATTTCATCCCTCGCACCAAACATCACCGACAACGCTTACTACAACGCCACTTCCGGCCAAGCCCCGGACCAAGTCTACGCCAGCGCACTCTGCCGAACCGACTTCCAGCTGGAGGAATGCCGCAGCTGCCTCCGAGGAGCCATCGCCCCGCTTCTCCAGTCGCTCTGCCCCAACCGGAGACAGGGGATCTTCTTCCGTCAAGCGTGCACTCTGCGCTACTCCGACGTGCCCATATCCGGCGGCGCGGGAGCTCAGTCATACAGTGTCCGCTCCAGGGGCGTCCAGAACTTGAGCAGCCCCGAGCAGTTCAACCAGCAGCTGAGGGTGCTGCTCAGGGAGCTTCGCGCCCAGGCGGCTGCGGGAGGGCCGCTGATGAAGATCGCGGCGGGGAATGGGACGGCGCCGGATTTTCAGACGATGTTTGCGATGGTGCAGTGCGTGCCGGATCTGTCGGCGGCGGGATGCGCCGATTGCTTGATCAGGTCGGAGCAAATGATCTGTTGTGATAACAGGTCACGGATTGTTGTGTATATGCCAGGCTGTTATCTTGAATATACTATCTATCCCTTTTATAATATTAGTCGGATCGAGCAAGTTCGAGCGATGATAGCAGCGCCCCTGTCTCCTCCGGTGCAGGCTCCAGCGACACGGTCATCGCCAG GCAACGACGATGGTAATAGCACTCGAACAGTGATCATTATTCTTGTTCCAATTGTTGCGTCTCTGCTTATTGCTGCTTGTGTTGGCACTTATGTCAGAaagagattgaagaagaaaacagagcacatcaCATTACAAA GATTAGATGAGGAGGAGTATGTAAGTGCAGAAGAGTCCCTTATTTTCGATTTTGAAGAGCTTCTAACTGCCACCAACAATTTCTCCGATAGTCATAAAATTGGACAAGGTGGATTTGGTGCAGTTTATAAG GGAAAACTTCGGAAAGGCCAACAAATTGCAGTCAAAAGGTTATCAAGAAACTCAGAGCAAGGAGAATTGGAGTTCAAGAATGAAGTGGTGTTGATGGTCAAGCTTCAGCACAAAAATTTAGTAAGGTTGTTGGGATTCTCACTACGAGGACCGGAGAGGCTTCTCGTATATGAATTTGTTCATAATGGGAGCCTAGATTGCTCTGTTTTTG ATCCGATGAAGCGTTTGGCTATTAACTGGGACGTCCGATACACGATCATAAAGGGCATCGCCAAGGGACTTGTTTATCTGCACGAAGACTCTCGTCTTCGTGTAATTCATCGTGATCTTAAAGCGAGCAACGTACTCCTAGATGAAGATAACAACCCTAAAATCTCAGATTTCGGTATGGCAAGATTGTTCACACAGGATGAAACACGAGCCAATACACGCAGAATAGTTGGAACCTA CGGGTACATGGCACCAGAATATGCACGAAACGGGCATTTTTCGATGAAGTCAGACGTGTTTAGCTTTGGAGTGCTGGTGTTGGAGATTATCAGCGGACAGAGTAACAACTCTTTCAAGAATGTGGAGAATGGAGAGAATGTAGAATACATGCTTAGCTTT GCTTGGAGAAATTGGCGTGCGGGGACAGCGAAGAAGATGATTGATCCGGCATTGATGTCTGCTTCGGCCTCTCGGAATGATATGCTGAGATGCATTCATATCGGTTTGTTGTGTGTTCAAGAAAATGCAAAGGTTCGGCCAACGATGGCTTCGGTTGTGGTGATGCTTAATAGCTTGTCTTCCACTTTCCCGGTGCCTTTGCAGCCCGGGTTTTTCGTGCCTAGTAGCAACGATGAGATCAGAGCAACTGAGTTTTCCAGAAATGAAGCAACGATCAGTGATTTGTATCCGCGTTAA